A portion of the Deltaproteobacteria bacterium genome contains these proteins:
- a CDS encoding (Fe-S)-binding protein, whose product MPTAILFTVCLLVAVGLFIHQVWGRFNLLRAATGSFKVDRVPKRLWAVVTIALGQKKFIRPEVSWVRETLAGWLHFFVFWGFTVLGLQILTMFGRAYSEHFYVPLMSPSLLGGPYMFLRDCFEGIVLVCVLVLLARWAVTRPMRLIGFAPAENRQRAHHHWEAYLILGCIGIIVSSGPVYDASRLVLHASEPAIAGEGSWEPLSNHVVRPWLAGMSLGFVATVGAVAWWAHNLSVLVMLNFLPLAKHFHVITSLPNVFFQKLEPLGALSKQDLENATTFGASHIDQFTWKQVLDMFSCTECGRCSSQCPATATGKPLAPRQLLLDLRDYLYAHQDEVVAKRVRHRPNGDAAEPPEVGENIVGPVITDEVLWSCNVCRACEEACPVMIEYVDKIVDMRRHLVQEAARFPTELTRTFKGMETQSNPWGLGAEKRFDWAAGLGVPTVADKPDAEYLYYVGCAGAFDDRNRKTTQAFARLLEKAGVDFACLGREELCNGETARRLGNEYLYQTMAQACIESLNAAGVKKVIVNCPHCFNTIKNEFPQFGGQYEVIHAAELVARLVAQGRLQVPPAFKKRTVYHDSCYYGRFNEIYDEPRTVLARAGAEVREMRRHKQFGMCCGAGGGRMWIEEDPDKRVNLLRTQQALETSPEVIAVSCPFCMTMLSDGIKARELEDKVQTLDVMEIVAKVAT is encoded by the coding sequence ATGCCGACGGCCATCCTGTTCACCGTGTGCCTGCTGGTCGCGGTGGGGCTCTTCATCCACCAGGTGTGGGGCCGGTTCAACCTGCTGCGCGCGGCCACCGGAAGCTTCAAAGTCGATCGCGTCCCGAAGCGACTGTGGGCCGTCGTCACCATCGCGCTCGGGCAGAAGAAGTTCATCCGCCCTGAGGTGTCGTGGGTGCGGGAGACGCTGGCCGGCTGGCTCCATTTCTTCGTCTTCTGGGGCTTCACGGTGCTCGGCCTCCAGATCCTCACCATGTTCGGACGCGCCTACAGCGAGCACTTCTACGTGCCGCTCATGAGCCCGTCGCTGCTCGGCGGGCCCTACATGTTCCTGCGCGACTGCTTCGAGGGGATCGTGCTGGTGTGCGTGCTCGTCCTGCTGGCGCGCTGGGCGGTCACGCGCCCGATGCGCCTCATCGGGTTCGCGCCGGCCGAGAACCGTCAGCGCGCCCACCACCACTGGGAAGCGTATCTCATCCTCGGCTGCATCGGCATCATCGTGAGCTCGGGGCCGGTCTACGACGCGAGCCGGCTCGTGCTGCACGCGAGCGAGCCGGCGATCGCCGGCGAAGGCTCCTGGGAGCCGCTCTCGAACCACGTGGTGCGACCGTGGCTGGCGGGGATGAGCCTGGGTTTCGTGGCGACGGTCGGCGCCGTGGCGTGGTGGGCGCACAACCTCTCGGTGCTCGTCATGCTGAACTTCCTGCCGCTCGCCAAGCACTTCCACGTCATCACCTCGCTGCCCAACGTCTTCTTCCAGAAGCTCGAGCCGCTCGGCGCGCTCTCCAAGCAGGACCTGGAGAACGCCACCACGTTCGGCGCTTCGCACATCGACCAGTTCACCTGGAAGCAGGTGCTCGACATGTTCAGCTGCACGGAGTGCGGCCGGTGCTCGTCGCAGTGCCCGGCGACCGCGACCGGGAAGCCGCTCGCCCCGCGCCAGCTCCTCCTCGACCTGCGCGACTACCTCTACGCGCACCAGGACGAGGTCGTCGCGAAGCGCGTCCGTCACCGCCCGAACGGCGACGCCGCCGAGCCGCCCGAGGTGGGCGAGAACATCGTCGGCCCCGTCATCACGGACGAGGTGCTGTGGTCGTGCAACGTGTGCCGGGCGTGCGAGGAGGCGTGCCCGGTGATGATCGAGTACGTCGACAAGATCGTCGACATGCGGCGCCACCTGGTGCAGGAGGCCGCCCGCTTCCCGACCGAGCTCACGCGCACCTTCAAGGGCATGGAGACGCAGTCGAACCCCTGGGGCCTGGGGGCCGAGAAGCGCTTCGACTGGGCGGCTGGCCTTGGCGTCCCCACCGTCGCCGACAAGCCGGACGCCGAGTACCTCTACTACGTCGGCTGCGCCGGCGCCTTCGACGACCGCAACAGGAAGACCACCCAGGCCTTCGCCCGGCTGCTCGAGAAGGCGGGCGTCGACTTCGCCTGCCTCGGCAGGGAGGAGCTCTGCAACGGCGAGACCGCGCGCCGCCTCGGCAACGAGTACCTCTACCAGACGATGGCGCAGGCGTGCATCGAGAGCCTGAACGCGGCCGGCGTGAAGAAGGTCATCGTCAATTGCCCCCACTGCTTCAACACCATCAAGAATGAGTTCCCGCAGTTCGGGGGCCAGTACGAGGTGATCCACGCCGCCGAGCTGGTGGCGCGGCTCGTCGCGCAGGGCCGCCTCCAGGTGCCGCCCGCGTTCAAGAAGCGGACCGTCTACCACGACTCCTGCTACTATGGCCGCTTCAACGAGATCTACGACGAGCCGCGCACCGTGCTCGCCAGGGCCGGCGCCGAGGTGCGGGAGATGCGCCGCCACAAGCAGTTCGGCATGTGCTGCGGGGCGGGCGGCGGGCGCATGTGGATCGAGGAGGACCCGGACAAGCGCGTGAACCTCCTGCGCACCCAGCAGGCGCTCGAGACGAGCCCGGAGGTCATCGCCGTCTCGTGCCCGTTCTGCATGACCATGCTGTCCGACGGGATCAAGGCGAGAGAGCTCGAGGACAAGGTCCAGACCCTCGACGTGATGGAGATCGTCGCCAAGGTGGCGACGTAG
- a CDS encoding DUF192 domain-containing protein — protein sequence MQQRVMRLVLTAALLPLVLPAGCRDRGPVAVIQGAGGAVEVALEVAATPAERERGLMYRSSLAEGRGMLFVFDQDGNHTFWMRNTLIPLDMLFIARDGTVVGIHANATPLSTANISVGKPSRYVLEVPGGWAARHGIAAGARVEFRGLNALSQRAAGE from the coding sequence ATGCAACAGCGCGTCATGCGTCTGGTGCTCACCGCCGCGCTCCTCCCCCTCGTCCTCCCAGCCGGCTGCCGGGACCGCGGTCCGGTGGCGGTGATCCAGGGGGCCGGCGGCGCGGTCGAGGTGGCGCTCGAGGTGGCCGCCACGCCCGCGGAGCGGGAGCGCGGGCTCATGTACCGCAGCTCCCTCGCCGAGGGCCGCGGCATGCTCTTCGTCTTCGACCAGGACGGGAACCACACGTTCTGGATGAGGAACACGCTCATCCCGCTCGACATGCTGTTCATCGCGCGCGACGGGACGGTGGTCGGCATCCACGCGAACGCAACCCCGCTCTCGACGGCCAACATCTCGGTCGGCAAACCGTCGCGCTACGTGCTCGAGGTCCCCGGTGGCTGGGCCGCCCGCCACGGGATCGCGGCGGGCGCGCGGGTCGAGTTCCGCGGTCTGAACGCCCTCAGCCAGCGAGCTGCCGGGGAATGA